From Equus przewalskii isolate Varuska chromosome 2, EquPr2, whole genome shotgun sequence:
tcaaaacagTAGATGCCTGTAGTGTGCTGACTGAAAGAGGACAAGAGTAGACACTGGAAGAGTCCTTAGCATGGTGGTAGTGTAAATGGAGAAATGTGGATGGATTCAAGGTATGCAGGCAGGAAAACCAATAGGACTTGGTGATAGATTAGACTAGGGGTTgcagagaggaagtgggaggtATGATCACGCCCGGTCTCTGGTTTACAGAATTAGATGAGTGGGGAGTGGTGTCGTTAACTGGGAGAGGAAAGACTGAAAGAGAACCGGACTGCTGGGGGGAGAAGCGGGAGGGGTACTGACCAGGTTAccaaatttgaggaaattttttCAAAGACTTCAAATCCATTTGGTTTaggtttttcagtgttttattatGGCACACAGAATAGAGTATGGTACAGTGTTCTTACTTCGAGTAATTCTCAAACGCACAGCTGTTCCCATTTGGCTAAAGTAGCTTTTTTACATGTAATTTGCATCTGAGATTTACCATGTGCATCATCCATATTTAATGAACATAAATGTGAAAAGCTTGGTTTCTTAGGCAACACCTAGTCTTTACAGTAGCAGATGTACTGAGAATCTTCATAGTTCAAATCCATAGCATCATGgtagataaagaaatattttacctACTTGCTTGGTGACATATATTTAACTAGAATAGGCAATGTGAAGAGATCAGATAACTTTAAACGAGATCACTTTGCTTTCAGGTTAAATTCATGACTTTTAAAAGTTGTCTAAAgaacaaatattgaatgaaattAGTTGACAAAGCAATTGGGTAAGAACAGAAGCAGAACAGCAGATAATCAATAATTTCATCCACATTCCACAACAAGTGCAAGTGCAAGAGCTTTCATAACTTCACagtgggtggggaggatggaCAGGTATGTATTTGATGCAATGTCCAACCAGTTGGAGCTATCACTGAAATCCACATATTTCCCAATAAAGACATGCAGAGCAATGGCAACGTAACAAACAGGTATATAATCTCCCCCCTTTAGTGACTCATAACAATTTCATTATCTGTATCCACAGATTTTAAGAGGTCTAAGATGGGTGGCATTACTTGAGGTAACAGAATTAAGCTAACAACACACTGAATCATGAGCTCAGGATTGCAGGCAACATGTTTGCAATAGCAAATACCCTTCAATGTTCTTACTCTCTCCATCCCAAATTACACATTGATAAAAAAATTACTCCTTCTGATTATATCGTTTGCTTGGGTTTTAACTTCTGCCCGTAATATTtagactatattttttaaatgtagttctAGTGATGGATGAGTGAGATTCATAATCTATCAATATTGCATTCATTGTTATATACTAGGGTTAAAGTTACCTGTTTACCATAAAGGGTATATTTATCACATAATTTCAGAATTACCTCCAACAAAGCCATTCCCAACATTATATAGAAGATTTTATTGGGCAAAGTTTATTgctatttataagagaaaaagagcGTCAGAGACTCTATTCACTCAACTGTATTATCAGTAACATTTCTGAGGGCAGAGATTTCATGAATGGTCATGACCTAACTGCATCCCTCCAATTACcaattaagagagaaaaaggcatTGTAATGGTTGAAATTTTGACTTACAAGAATTGGAGTTCAATAGTCCACTTGTATATGACTTATATTGGTGCCatctttaagatattttaattaaGTCAACAACCACAGCAAGAAATGTCATTCAGTGTaactttatttactatttattgcACATAATTCGAGGTCTTTAATTTCTAACCACCAAAGGTTCAAAGGACTATTTTTTCCATGAAGTTTAACATTAACATtagtgaattcatttattcatgttgGTGTTTTTTTATTGTAAACATCTGAATTATTCACATTGCCATAGATCCTGAACTCAGAAGCGTGGACCATGCACAGGCTGGCAGCAAGCCAGGAAGCCACTCTGCAAGCAAACGATACTCTGCATAAGGAGAAAAGTCATAGCACAACATTGAATGTCCAACCTGAGTCACCTCAGAATTATACATGTATTGACTTCTTAATTCATATAGTATCTGGAACTCAACTGGTTGGGTGGTGATGGGATTGACCTGATTTCAGGAGAATATTCCTGGAATAATTAAGGAAAGGGGGGCTCAATCTTTCTTCTTGGCTGCTTGCTCCTCCCCGGCaccttcatcttttttctcctcctcctcagcttctttggtttcttctccttcttcaacTTTAGCTTCTTCTACTTTAGCTCCTTCTTCTACTTTAGCTTCTTCAACTTTTGCTGCTTCTTCTACTTTAGCTCCTTCTTCACCCTCAcctcctgcttcttcctccttgGCCTCCTCAGATTCTTCCTTGGCAGctttaacataaaaagaaaatttacaaactCCAAATCCAGGGGAAGTCCAGTCAAAACATTTCTGCTAAGGTTTTGTGGGAAAACGCAAATGTCAGAATGCTTCCCCCAAACCTCGCAGCTCCACGCCCCCAAAGCACATGCCACCAACAATGCGGGCCAGGCATAATTCCCCACTGAACACACGTTTAAACAGAATGAGAGTACTTCTAGGGACCAGAAGCTCTGCTCCTTTCCGGGACCAtcagtttctcttttattatgtGTCTGGTACTTACTTTTGTTCTTTAGGACACCAACGCGCTGTGTTAAATGAATATATGTTACAACGCTTCATAGGAATAAAAAGACAGCAGTaggggaatatttttaaatgttattttcaaaaaaCTACCAACCTAAGCAGAGATGTGTGCCTCTGGGAAGACGGATAATGTGAGAAATCAGATGCTCACCAGGggcttgttgaataaatagataaCTGTATTATTTAACATTCTAAACTCATATATGAATAAAACTTCCTTGGCATAAATCTTATCCATCTCCTAACAAACACCCACGCTCAGCTTGCACTTGAAGTTGTAAGGACTTGTTTCTCATCATACCTTCTTCCTCTTcagctgcctcctcttcctcagcctcttccttctccttctcctcctcttcagctTCTCCTTCAGAGGGGGGCTCGTCCTTGGCTTCCTCGGCTTTCGCAGCCTCAATGGTCTCCTCCACCTCGATCTGCTCCTCCTGGACGTGGCTGGTGTAGTAGGTTGGGAAGGAGCGGGCGGACATCAAGTAGGAGCTGGTCTGTAAACCGCCGTAGGCAGATCGGCCAAAGACCTGGGAGGTCTGGGTGTAGCCGCTGGTTATGCTTCCCACGCTGGTGAAACTGAGTCGGGTCTCTTCACCTTCCAAGAGTttcctggggaggcagagggaggtagGGTTAACTAACACTGAACCCAGGACGTGCGTTGAATGACTCACTCTGAGCCCATCTTCCCCCAATGCCACCTTGAGAGGCAGGCGAGCAGGGCTGGGAATTGTCAAACCTTAATGGCTGGGAATGTTGTGACTAagaccagaaaaaataaaaaaccacttAAGATAGTCCTGTCCCTTAGATTTAAAATGTAATGGGAAGCTAAGAACAGGACTCGTTATTACAGGGTtaaattcttatatatatatatatgtctatataccTTCTTGGAAACAGCCAGAAAGCACTTAATTATTTCAAAGGACTATTCTTGAACGTTTCTGATTCACCATAAATGAAATCTGCTTTTCTTCCTAAGGCTGGATGGCTGCTCCCTTCGCCCCTGGTTTTACCTGTATGCTGCAATCTCGATGTCCAAGGCCATCTTCACGTTAAGGAGGTCTTGGTATTCCTTCAGGTATCGCGCCATCTCACTCTTCGTGGTTCTcaattcattttctaatttgttgatTGTGTCCTGttggaagacaaaaaaagaaaagaaaagaaatccaagcATAAATCCCCActgctctcattttacagaagtaCAGCTGCAAAGGCCTAGGTTTAATTCAAATCAAAGTGCACACCTTCAATAAAATCTCCCCTAAAACAACTGCCCTTTCTCTTTTGtaacctttccttccttcctaaaaaaaaaaaaaatccagcttcATGAAGcatgagatgaaaaaaaaaataatccaaaaagctgaagaaaaattctcttttatcttctttaattaaTACTGTCTAATGATCATCATAAAATGCCTGCAAGAAActaaattgattttctttatttgtttctcATTCATTGGTTAACTTTACCCTGGTCACATGCAAGAAATTACTCCATTATTGGAGAAGGAAAtagctggattttttaaaaatttactttatctaaaatattttctgtgtatctatattattttctctcctcaGAATAGGAAGatacttgaaaaattttttttttactgtgaacATCATTACCTACAATTTTGACTGTATCCCTGTCTCCTGCTAAGGGAAGGGAGTGGTTGGTAAAGCTAGTCAGAAAGCATGCTGGTCACAGTTATCCTTCAGAACTAATGCGATCTCTTCACTGTATTTATTAACCAGATGGTCCAATCCGTGCTGCAAAGCAACTTGATACTGCAGGCCCTTAGAGAGGCAGGCCGGAGGCCACGCCcagctcccacccctccccccaccccacccaacacCCTGTAGGGCTGGGCAGCTTTACTGCGGAACAGAGTTAACTGCACCAACCACGCCTTCGCAGACTGCAGTctcgcccccaccccgcccttcAAGTGCCTCGCCCCTCCTGTACAGTCCCCAAAGAGCCAAGTCCTACCCCTAATCGCTGCTTGCCGATGCCTCATCTCTGGTCTCCACTTTCTGGGCGCGTCCTCACCTCtactcccccacctccaccctacTCCAAAGACTCCAttctgcagccccctccccgcccccactgtGTTTTGGATGGTGCCCTACCTGCATAGCACTAATGTCGGCGTTCTGCTTGtcctccagctcctgcagctGCTTCTCCAGCGCTTCGTTCATGCCCCGGCACGCTTCGATCTCCAGGGTCTTGGCCTTGAGCAGGCGGCGGCTCTCGGACACCTCGTCCTTGGCGGCGCGCACCGCGTCGGTGTTCTTGGCGGCGCTCTCGGTCAGCACGGTGAAGCGGCTCTTGAACCACTCTTCGGCGTTCTGCATGTTCTTGGCGGCCAGCTTCTCGTACTGGGCGCGGATGTCCTTGAGCGCGGCGGAGAGGTCGGGCTTGGAGGACACGTCCATCTCCACGGAGATCTGCGCGTACTGGATCTGCGCCTGCAGCTCGGCGATCTCCTCTTCGTGCACTTTCTTCAGAAAGGCGATTTCGTCCATCAGGCTGTCGATGCGCTTTTCGAGCTCGGCGCGGGCGAGAGCCGCCTCGTCGGCTCCTTTGCGGGCTTCCATCAGCCGGCCCTCGGCGTCCTCGCGGCTCAGCACCTCCTCTTCATAGCGCGCCTGCAGGTTGCGCAGGGTCTCCTCCAGCCCTTCGCGCTCGCCCTGGAGCGCCTGCTTCT
This genomic window contains:
- the NEFL gene encoding neurofilament light polypeptide; translation: MSSFSYEPYYSTSYKRRYMETPRVHISSVRSGYSTARSAYSSYSAPVSSSLSVRRSYSSSSGSLMPSLENLDLSQVAAISNDLKSIRTQEKAQLQDLNDRFASFIERVHELEQQNKVLEAELLVLRQKHSEPSRFRALYEQEIRDLRLAAEDATNEKQALQGEREGLEETLRNLQARYEEEVLSREDAEGRLMEARKGADEAALARAELEKRIDSLMDEIAFLKKVHEEEIAELQAQIQYAQISVEMDVSSKPDLSAALKDIRAQYEKLAAKNMQNAEEWFKSRFTVLTESAAKNTDAVRAAKDEVSESRRLLKAKTLEIEACRGMNEALEKQLQELEDKQNADISAMQDTINKLENELRTTKSEMARYLKEYQDLLNVKMALDIEIAAYRKLLEGEETRLSFTSVGSITSGYTQTSQVFGRSAYGGLQTSSYLMSARSFPTYYTSHVQEEQIEVEETIEAAKAEEAKDEPPSEGEAEEEEKEKEEAEEEEAAEEEEAAKEESEEAKEEEAGGEGEEGAKVEEAAKVEEAKVEEGAKVEEAKVEEGEETKEAEEEEKKDEGAGEEQAAKKKD